A portion of the Deinococcus hopiensis KR-140 genome contains these proteins:
- a CDS encoding globin domain-containing protein — protein MSPSPIQITSRQIALVRTSLTHALPHAAALAELFYARLFELDPSTRMLFPPDMNRQGRKLVDMLDVFAGDLTRWEVLRPAARRLGARHADYGVLDAHYGTVGAALLWALEQTLAGNFTSEVRAAWEAVYVLLTNEMREGSRLRSS, from the coding sequence GTGAGTCCATCTCCTATTCAGATAACCTCACGCCAAATTGCCCTCGTCCGGACAAGCTTAACCCACGCCCTTCCTCACGCTGCCGCGCTGGCAGAACTGTTCTATGCCCGCCTGTTTGAGCTTGACCCTTCCACCCGCATGCTCTTCCCACCGGACATGAACCGGCAGGGCCGAAAGCTGGTTGACATGTTGGACGTTTTTGCTGGTGATCTCACCCGGTGGGAAGTGTTGCGTCCAGCGGCGAGACGGCTGGGAGCACGGCACGCGGACTACGGCGTTCTGGACGCTCACTACGGCACGGTAGGTGCAGCCCTGCTCTGGGCGCTAGAGCAAACGCTCGCTGGAAACTTCACGTCAGAGGTGCGGGCTGCCTGGGAAGCGGTCTACGTCCTGCTGACCAACGAGATGCGTGAGGGAAGTCGTTTACGCTCCTCTTGA
- a CDS encoding IS630 family transposase — protein sequence MPSKRTRAQLEERRLAALEWINAGQHKHQEIADHFGISLRTVETWKERLKKQGHWSATVSTGRPRQMTEEQREQLRALLQEGPQAHGFADPTWTTPRVREVLGLLGIWYHRDHVRKVLHGLGWTPQKPESRALERDEKRVMTWVETVRPEVEKKGGPRGPRWSISMRWASASRVSRGEPGRPGASRPWFPLPANWEKLSTIGAIASSGHFFQHTKARAIRGDDVIAFFKHLLQHLQGDLVIVLDNAGIHRTKALLAFVEQTPRLSLVYLPP from the coding sequence ATGCCCTCCAAACGGACACGCGCACAGCTCGAAGAACGCCGCCTCGCGGCCCTGGAATGGATCAACGCTGGACAGCATAAACACCAGGAAATCGCGGATCATTTCGGCATTTCGCTGCGCACGGTGGAGACGTGGAAAGAGCGGCTGAAGAAGCAGGGCCACTGGAGTGCCACGGTGTCGACAGGACGTCCCCGTCAGATGACCGAGGAGCAGCGCGAACAGTTGCGGGCCCTCCTGCAGGAGGGCCCGCAGGCACACGGCTTTGCGGACCCCACGTGGACGACCCCGCGGGTGCGGGAAGTGCTGGGCTTGCTGGGGATCTGGTATCACCGCGACCATGTGCGGAAGGTGCTGCACGGACTGGGTTGGACACCCCAGAAACCGGAGAGCCGAGCCCTGGAGCGTGACGAGAAACGCGTGATGACTTGGGTCGAGACCGTACGACCCGAGGTCGAAAAAAAAGGTGGCCCCAGGGGACCACGCTGGTCTATCTCGATGAGGTGGGCTTCAGCCTCAAGGGTGTCAAGAGGAGAACCTGGTCGCCCAGGGGCGTCACGCCCCTGGTTCCCTTTGCCTGCCAACTGGGAAAAGCTTTCGACGATTGGCGCCATCGCCTCTTCAGGGCACTTTTTTCAGCACACCAAAGCACGCGCGATCCGAGGAGACGATGTCATCGCCTTCTTCAAGCACCTTCTCCAGCATCTCCAAGGGGACTTGGTCATCGTCTTGGACAATGCGGGTATTCACCGGACGAAGGCCCTTTTGGCCTTCGTCGAGCAGACCCCTCGCCTCTCGCTGGTGTATCTGCCGCCGTAG
- a CDS encoding ABC transporter substrate-binding protein, which yields MKRKNQSVFNRIVGRCALTLLACSALATAQTAATTPTLTAGQLTIGTDPTYAPFIFTQGKVLTGFEVELMNEVARRLHLKPVWVYQPFDNLLIGLSQRRFDVVVGSHGITAERLKAVDFALPDYCSGGVILSRPGGPSSPADLKGKVVAVQVGTTYYQRLRQVPGLQSIKTLPGDPQALQHLLSGRSDAFVTDRFVALGAQMKFSGAKLQVGSMLFQEQIGFAVRKGNTRVTAAVNSALKGILSDGTYANLSHKYFKTDIRCK from the coding sequence ATGAAACGCAAGAACCAAAGTGTGTTCAACCGGATTGTCGGGCGGTGTGCCCTTACCCTGCTGGCCTGCAGCGCCTTGGCAACGGCGCAAACGGCTGCCACCACGCCTACCCTGACTGCCGGTCAGTTGACCATCGGCACGGATCCAACGTACGCACCTTTTATTTTCACGCAGGGCAAGGTACTCACTGGGTTCGAGGTGGAGTTGATGAATGAAGTGGCTCGCCGCCTGCACCTGAAACCCGTGTGGGTCTATCAGCCATTTGACAACCTACTGATCGGGCTTTCTCAGCGCCGCTTTGATGTTGTGGTAGGTTCACATGGGATCACTGCCGAACGGCTTAAAGCTGTTGACTTCGCACTCCCGGACTACTGTTCTGGTGGTGTCATTCTCAGCCGCCCAGGCGGCCCAAGCTCACCGGCTGATTTGAAGGGCAAAGTGGTAGCCGTGCAGGTGGGCACCACCTACTATCAACGGTTGCGCCAGGTGCCTGGTTTGCAGTCGATCAAGACACTGCCTGGTGATCCCCAGGCACTTCAGCATTTGCTCTCTGGTAGATCCGACGCCTTTGTGACGGACCGTTTCGTGGCTCTGGGCGCACAGATGAAATTCTCTGGAGCCAAGCTCCAGGTGGGATCCATGTTGTTCCAGGAACAAATTGGATTTGCGGTACGTAAAGGAAACACGCGTGTCACGGCTGCAGTCAATTCTGCACTGAAGGGCATTCTCAGCGACGGCACCTACGCTAATCTCTCGCACAAGTATTTCAAAACCGACATACGCTGCAAATAA
- a CDS encoding dimethylarginine dimethylaminohydrolase family protein, producing the protein MIPSPPLFHQSMTAPLRRVLVRRPDEAFAVDDPELWHYAGRPDLTAAQAEHDAFVDILRSCGADVVYHTVEQPNKADAIFVYDPALITNDGAILLNPGKALRQGEQAAMACQLAALDVPIVGSLTGEQRAEGGDMFWLDPNTLAVGRTFRTNDAGIQALSSLLQPQGMKVMSFDLPAWDGEDACLHLMSVISPVADDAAVIYPRLLPVALWQELKRRGMRLIEVPDAEFASQGPNVLALNPTTCLMLQGNPVTQARLQDAGFTVHTYVGNELSLKAEGGPTCLTKPLLRRTSLP; encoded by the coding sequence ATGATTCCCTCCCCTCCCCTGTTCCACCAGAGCATGACTGCGCCATTACGCCGAGTACTCGTTCGGCGTCCAGACGAAGCCTTTGCGGTCGACGATCCTGAACTTTGGCACTACGCCGGGCGGCCTGACCTCACCGCAGCCCAAGCGGAACACGACGCTTTCGTGGATATTCTCCGCTCCTGTGGAGCAGACGTCGTATATCACACGGTCGAACAACCGAACAAAGCAGACGCCATCTTCGTTTACGACCCAGCTCTCATCACCAACGACGGTGCCATTCTTCTGAATCCCGGAAAGGCCCTGCGCCAGGGTGAACAGGCAGCTATGGCATGCCAACTGGCCGCATTGGACGTCCCAATCGTCGGCTCGTTGACGGGGGAGCAACGTGCCGAAGGAGGAGACATGTTCTGGCTCGACCCGAACACACTTGCTGTTGGCCGTACATTTAGAACAAACGACGCTGGGATACAGGCACTCTCCTCGCTGCTGCAGCCGCAAGGGATGAAGGTCATGTCCTTTGATCTTCCCGCGTGGGACGGTGAAGACGCCTGCTTACACCTGATGTCCGTCATCAGTCCCGTAGCCGATGATGCGGCGGTAATCTACCCCCGCTTGTTGCCCGTGGCACTTTGGCAGGAATTGAAGCGGCGAGGCATGCGGCTCATTGAGGTGCCCGACGCTGAGTTCGCCTCGCAAGGACCGAATGTACTCGCCTTGAATCCCACGACGTGCTTGATGCTCCAGGGGAATCCGGTCACCCAGGCTCGCCTTCAGGATGCTGGTTTCACCGTTCATACGTACGTAGGAAACGAGTTGTCGCTCAAAGCCGAAGGTGGTCCAACATGCCTGACCAAACCCCTGTTGCGCCGCACTTCGTTGCCCTAA
- a CDS encoding NADP-dependent oxidoreductase codes for MRLDAAGLGPWDTELREGRWATGKERFPLIPGTDGAGCVAAVGASVQRFSPGDRVFAYRFANPSGGFHAPFVAVDEAYVAFVPDQLDSVTAGALPTVGLTALQGIETHLGVREGDDVLILGATGGVGILAVQFACQAGARVLATASGADGAALVERLGAHASFDPRRDDPREAARAFAPEGLTAVLANAGGPALAQIAQILGPDARVAVPSGVRDLPAFAPGQLKEYSATASPETFERLTTAWKRLQIILPLAHVYELSQAHAAFSALERGGVRGKLAFRFPHPH; via the coding sequence ATGCGCCTCGACGCCGCTGGTCTTGGGCCTTGGGATACGGAGCTCCGTGAGGGCCGCTGGGCAACTGGCAAAGAACGGTTTCCCCTCATCCCGGGTACCGATGGTGCGGGGTGCGTCGCTGCTGTTGGCGCCAGTGTCCAGCGTTTTAGCCCCGGTGACCGCGTCTTTGCTTACCGCTTCGCCAATCCGTCGGGAGGTTTTCACGCCCCGTTCGTCGCCGTTGACGAGGCGTACGTGGCGTTTGTGCCCGATCAACTTGATTCCGTCACGGCTGGCGCCCTGCCCACCGTGGGACTCACAGCCCTTCAAGGCATTGAGACCCATCTCGGGGTTCGCGAAGGTGACGACGTCCTTATCCTTGGCGCTACGGGAGGAGTAGGGATCCTGGCCGTTCAGTTCGCGTGTCAAGCGGGTGCTCGCGTCCTGGCCACCGCCTCAGGTGCGGATGGTGCGGCGCTCGTGGAACGCCTCGGGGCCCACGCTTCCTTTGATCCTCGGCGTGACGATCCCAGGGAGGCCGCACGCGCTTTCGCCCCCGAAGGTCTCACGGCAGTACTCGCGAACGCTGGTGGCCCAGCTCTTGCACAGATTGCGCAAATCCTTGGGCCCGACGCGCGTGTCGCCGTTCCCAGTGGTGTTCGTGACCTTCCAGCGTTCGCACCTGGACAACTGAAGGAGTACAGCGCCACAGCTTCGCCCGAAACTTTTGAGCGTTTGACTACCGCTTGGAAACGCCTGCAGATCATCTTGCCACTGGCCCATGTGTACGAACTCTCACAGGCCCATGCAGCCTTTTCTGCCCTTGAGCGTGGGGGCGTACGTGGCAAACTCGCCTTCCGCTTCCCTCATCCTCATTAA
- a CDS encoding tautomerase family protein — translation MPHVRISLRRQNGPEHSRRVSHAIHRALTETFGVPHDDLMQILTEHDDHTFIYDPAYLGTPRTHQLVLIQVVCNPGRTTDVKRAFYQRVTALLQEEANIVPDDVVIQVLEVPRENWSLSGGRVQGEIDAVS, via the coding sequence ATGCCTCACGTCCGTATCTCTCTTCGTCGCCAAAACGGGCCCGAACACTCCCGCCGCGTATCCCACGCCATCCACCGCGCCCTCACCGAAACGTTTGGCGTACCGCACGACGACTTGATGCAGATTCTGACCGAGCATGACGACCACACCTTTATCTATGACCCTGCATACCTGGGCACACCCCGTACCCACCAACTTGTGCTAATTCAGGTGGTGTGTAACCCAGGGCGCACGACGGATGTGAAACGTGCGTTTTACCAACGGGTTACGGCACTGCTTCAAGAGGAAGCGAACATCGTACCCGACGATGTTGTCATCCAGGTCCTTGAGGTGCCTCGCGAAAACTGGAGCTTGAGCGGTGGACGAGTTCAGGGGGAGATCGACGCTGTTTCCTAG
- a CDS encoding cupin domain-containing protein, whose amino-acid sequence MPPDRQEVRHYHQQSRQFFFVLQGSLTLEVEGATHELRRHEGYEVAPLQAHQALNRSDAFVEFLVISQPRTQGDRILAP is encoded by the coding sequence ATGCCGCCCGATCGGCAGGAGGTGCGGCATTATCATCAGCAGTCCCGGCAATTTTTCTTCGTATTACAGGGAAGTCTAACCCTCGAAGTTGAGGGAGCCACACACGAATTAAGACGTCACGAGGGATATGAAGTTGCCCCTCTTCAGGCCCATCAAGCCCTCAATCGGTCGGACGCATTTGTAGAGTTTCTGGTGATATCACAACCAAGAACACAAGGTGACCGTATCTTAGCTCCATGA
- a CDS encoding YdcF family protein, whose product MSLPLLTDATLADMNCIAAWLAVDDFSVSQSDAQAIVLMGNGVIQTLESAFILTQTRKIPLWLSGGIGHSTAWLARAISSSKRYNRIATAGRAEADVIRDMAVQVWHLPEQHIYVENASSNTGENALFTDKLMAQQGFVPEQVILMQDPLLQRRTSATFQHVWRERRRQPIVVNYPGYQPHFGIDGRFVEEVQPWPFERFFSLLMGEVPRLRDDGQGYGPKGQGFITHVDIPDDVEQAWKRLLNCSGAAGQERAICK is encoded by the coding sequence ATGTCCCTACCCTTACTGACTGACGCGACTCTGGCGGACATGAACTGTATTGCGGCCTGGTTGGCTGTCGATGATTTCTCTGTATCTCAATCTGACGCTCAGGCAATCGTGTTGATGGGCAACGGAGTAATTCAAACGCTGGAAAGCGCATTTATTCTAACCCAAACCCGTAAAATTCCGCTGTGGTTAAGTGGAGGGATCGGGCACTCCACAGCTTGGCTGGCACGAGCAATTTCCAGCAGTAAGCGTTATAACCGTATCGCAACTGCCGGACGGGCAGAAGCAGATGTGATTCGCGATATGGCAGTGCAAGTTTGGCATCTTCCAGAACAGCACATATACGTTGAAAATGCTTCAAGCAACACGGGAGAGAACGCGCTGTTTACAGACAAGTTGATGGCTCAGCAGGGGTTTGTTCCAGAACAGGTCATCCTGATGCAGGATCCACTCTTGCAGCGCCGTACGTCAGCGACGTTTCAGCACGTATGGCGTGAAAGGCGGCGGCAACCGATCGTGGTGAATTACCCCGGATATCAGCCGCACTTTGGCATAGATGGGCGCTTCGTGGAGGAAGTACAACCCTGGCCCTTTGAGCGCTTTTTCTCTTTGCTGATGGGTGAAGTTCCCCGACTGCGCGATGATGGGCAGGGTTATGGGCCGAAAGGCCAAGGGTTCATCACACATGTTGACATCCCTGATGACGTGGAGCAGGCGTGGAAGCGTCTCCTGAATTGCAGTGGTGCGGCCGGACAAGAGCGGGCCATCTGTAAATAA
- a CDS encoding winged helix-turn-helix transcriptional regulator: MKYSERVEQSGCPVERTVDIVGGRWTTLIVSELLRGTKRYGQLRSVLTGVSPKTLTDKLRELEEHGVVTRTVYASVPPKVEYTLTEKGQALDVVIDAMRFWGQHWT, from the coding sequence ATGAAGTACAGCGAACGAGTGGAGCAGTCCGGATGTCCGGTAGAGAGGACGGTCGATATCGTGGGAGGACGCTGGACTACCCTTATCGTAAGTGAACTCCTGAGGGGTACGAAACGCTACGGGCAATTGCGCTCGGTGCTCACGGGCGTGAGCCCCAAGACTCTGACGGACAAGTTGCGTGAACTTGAGGAGCACGGCGTAGTCACACGCACGGTCTACGCGAGTGTCCCGCCCAAAGTGGAATACACCCTAACGGAGAAGGGGCAGGCTCTGGACGTTGTGATTGACGCGATGCGTTTCTGGGGGCAGCACTGGACCTGA
- a CDS encoding SDR family oxidoreductase produces the protein MTISNVLVLGATGAQGEPVARYLLASGRAVRVLARTPEKARALAKLGAQVVRGDLDDPASLDDALRGVDGLFFIVPFAAAPHDALRYGSHVIDAAKRANVKLVVWNPTGDVPEHDTGNPAIDVRRLLLARLQERGLPYIALQPTGYFENFLGPWTRSEVVERNTFAYPFPTGVFTQLMAIDDVAVFATSAFNHPEIAPAALKLAGPEHLNIEGIAERFSRALQRSIHWRSMSPREFGDRVEAVFPGAGDATAQAYEGAFTQPERFSTDIDVNAALAVLPVQLTSLESWVRTHANLFEPLSVSTP, from the coding sequence ATGACTATCTCCAACGTGCTTGTTCTCGGCGCTACTGGCGCTCAAGGCGAACCCGTCGCCCGTTACCTCCTCGCTTCCGGCCGTGCTGTGCGAGTCCTTGCCCGAACGCCCGAAAAAGCACGCGCGCTCGCCAAGCTCGGCGCACAAGTGGTTCGTGGCGATCTAGACGACCCTGCTTCGCTCGACGATGCACTCAGAGGCGTCGACGGCCTGTTCTTCATCGTGCCCTTCGCCGCCGCGCCGCATGATGCTCTACGATACGGTTCACACGTCATAGATGCTGCAAAGCGCGCAAACGTAAAGCTCGTTGTGTGGAATCCCACTGGTGATGTCCCAGAGCATGACACTGGCAACCCTGCGATTGACGTCCGACGTCTGCTCCTTGCTCGACTCCAGGAGCGTGGTCTGCCGTACATCGCTCTACAACCCACAGGCTACTTTGAGAACTTCCTTGGCCCATGGACCCGCAGCGAGGTGGTAGAGCGTAATACTTTTGCGTATCCGTTCCCAACGGGTGTCTTCACACAACTGATGGCGATTGACGACGTCGCCGTATTTGCGACCTCTGCCTTCAACCACCCGGAGATCGCACCCGCGGCCCTTAAGCTGGCCGGGCCTGAGCATCTTAATATCGAGGGCATTGCCGAACGCTTTTCACGCGCCCTGCAGCGCTCCATTCATTGGCGATCCATGTCACCCCGGGAGTTTGGTGACAGGGTCGAAGCGGTTTTCCCTGGTGCAGGTGACGCCACCGCGCAGGCTTATGAAGGCGCATTTACCCAACCGGAGCGCTTCTCAACGGATATAGACGTGAACGCTGCCCTCGCTGTCCTCCCAGTCCAGTTAACGTCTCTTGAATCCTGGGTACGGACACATGCCAACCTGTTTGAGCCTCTTTCCGTCAGCACTCCATAA
- a CDS encoding winged helix-turn-helix transcriptional regulator: MKKHALDIEGLCEVGVSLSVLEGRWKCIVLFYLWKEPQRFGQLKRLIGQVAPRMLTLQLRELEEDGLITRSVLNQVSAYVEYRLTPLGRAFAVLLPPCAIGAACTEKCSERKSAAEDNHEAGLSGHLRFPEWHAGREASYDYTSDFISCALHHCASIHQAFCTRTLRSKSIPE; the protein is encoded by the coding sequence ATGAAGAAGCATGCTTTGGATATCGAAGGATTGTGTGAAGTTGGAGTCAGTCTGTCGGTTTTGGAGGGCCGGTGGAAATGCATCGTCTTGTTTTACTTGTGGAAGGAGCCACAACGTTTTGGCCAACTGAAACGCCTGATCGGTCAAGTTGCTCCCCGTATGCTGACGCTTCAACTGCGTGAGCTGGAAGAAGATGGACTCATTACCCGCAGTGTGCTTAATCAAGTTTCAGCTTACGTGGAGTACCGCTTGACCCCATTGGGGAGAGCCTTCGCGGTATTGTTACCGCCATGCGCGATTGGGGCAGCCTGCACGGAGAAGTGCTCAGAGCGCAAGAGCGCAGCAGAGGACAATCACGAAGCCGGGTTGAGCGGGCACCTGCGCTTCCCCGAGTGGCATGCCGGACGGGAAGCTTCGTACGACTACACCTCTGACTTCATCTCTTGCGCCTTGCACCACTGTGCGTCAATTCATCAGGCGTTTTGTACCAGAACCTTACGCTCAAAATCTATACCTGAGTAG
- a CDS encoding IS5 family transposase, with translation MPFGTYDSDVTNAEWELLEEVWPSRPKRGAPPTWHPRLILNAILYVLRGGVAWRALPHDFPPWETVYYHFRTMRLTGIWERINDQLRRICREHIGRTAEVHAAIIDSQSSKTTENGGVRGLDGNKKIKGRKRHILVDTLGLLLKVVVHPADLADRQGGRLLVEAVKGQFPGLKKIWADQGYTGEFKRWASQELQVDFEVVCPWWRQLKRYAPDNLEAQGIDPKAFHVLPRRWVVERSFAWMGRNRRLSKDFEVLPETTETWCYLAMSRLVLRRLAQR, from the coding sequence ATGCCCTTTGGAACCTACGACTCCGACGTAACGAATGCCGAATGGGAACTCCTTGAAGAGGTCTGGCCCTCTCGTCCAAAGCGAGGCGCACCTCCCACATGGCACCCTCGGCTTATCCTGAATGCAATCTTATACGTTCTACGAGGAGGGGTTGCCTGGAGAGCCCTTCCGCATGACTTCCCGCCTTGGGAAACCGTGTATTACCACTTTCGTACGATGCGCCTGACAGGCATCTGGGAACGGATCAATGATCAACTCAGACGCATATGCCGCGAACATATTGGACGAACCGCTGAGGTGCATGCTGCAATCATTGACAGCCAGAGCAGCAAAACCACGGAAAACGGCGGTGTCAGAGGACTCGACGGCAATAAAAAGATCAAGGGTCGGAAACGCCATATCCTGGTGGATACGCTTGGACTCCTGTTGAAAGTCGTCGTCCACCCTGCCGATCTTGCAGATCGGCAGGGTGGACGTTTATTGGTAGAGGCGGTGAAAGGTCAATTCCCTGGTTTGAAGAAGATCTGGGCAGATCAGGGATACACTGGTGAGTTTAAGCGTTGGGCCAGTCAGGAGCTACAAGTAGATTTTGAAGTCGTGTGTCCCTGGTGGCGGCAGTTGAAGCGCTATGCTCCCGACAACCTCGAGGCACAGGGGATTGACCCGAAGGCCTTCCATGTTCTTCCGAGACGTTGGGTTGTCGAACGATCATTTGCATGGATGGGCCGGAACCGCCGTTTATCAAAAGACTTTGAGGTATTACCCGAAACGACAGAAACCTGGTGCTATCTCGCCATGAGTCGCTTGGTTCTCCGTCGTCTCGCACAGCGGTGA
- a CDS encoding right-handed parallel beta-helix repeat-containing protein: MKPTVSLTASICLALSLASCGTPPVTSAAESGGTPTLSALALPVAPTFPVPAPQTLPGPATPELTVPVDCRATGTGRDIQVGNPVPASGAGTVQVASLGAVDWNRLGPGDTVRVFWRATPYFEKFTISTGGTAAQPLRVCGVPGPGGALPVISGRGATTRTDLNAGSLSSGIQDLAVISVFNPDYSKRPEHVVIEGLRVQDTLAGAGAARDTLSYTATNGALRRYDPAAACIRVQEGQDITLRGNTLTGCGNGLFVLSRVPEAQMSRDLVIEGNNLYGNGVVNNYYVHNAYVQGVNVLVQFNRFGSNRSGALGGNLKMRTAGDVIRYNAFEPAARILDLVEVQDHAELVIPRRFAALKAQSPDSVTPGDDARVAQAWAAYKATFVYGNFIRNAGAAAATHLIHYSYDNQQDDRRPGTLYFYDNTVVSPVERSTTNFVRLLDGGPWTGNSDLTPMVNASARPEGYALTRVWNNVFVLGGVGVHNPAYWEFARYRADRLALGHNFVSAGWNTDPYWGAPYVFPGLASALVDPAYTYAGANNAPHITGVTALVTAATSPVDVQNGRPINPALLTSEGTPVTLMPELTPTWQIDPQTMTRLVRPTTASMGARE, encoded by the coding sequence ATGAAACCGACCGTATCACTGACTGCCAGCATCTGCCTCGCCCTCTCGCTCGCGTCCTGCGGGACCCCACCCGTGACGAGCGCAGCGGAGAGCGGCGGGACGCCGACTCTCTCCGCCCTCGCGCTCCCGGTCGCGCCAACTTTCCCCGTACCCGCACCTCAAACTTTGCCAGGACCAGCCACGCCTGAACTCACCGTACCAGTCGACTGCCGCGCCACGGGCACGGGCCGTGACATTCAGGTCGGTAACCCGGTACCAGCCTCTGGGGCGGGCACCGTGCAAGTCGCCTCACTCGGTGCGGTGGACTGGAACCGGCTCGGACCGGGTGACACGGTCCGGGTCTTCTGGCGCGCGACGCCCTACTTTGAGAAGTTTACGATCAGCACGGGCGGCACCGCCGCACAGCCCCTGCGTGTTTGCGGGGTACCAGGGCCGGGAGGCGCACTCCCGGTGATCAGTGGCCGTGGGGCGACGACCCGAACAGACCTCAACGCGGGCAGTCTCTCCAGCGGAATTCAAGACCTCGCCGTCATCAGCGTGTTCAATCCCGACTACAGCAAGCGGCCCGAGCACGTCGTGATCGAGGGACTGCGCGTGCAAGACACATTGGCCGGCGCGGGCGCAGCGCGGGACACGCTGAGCTATACCGCCACAAACGGCGCGCTGCGCCGATACGACCCGGCGGCGGCCTGCATCCGTGTGCAGGAGGGGCAAGACATTACCCTTCGGGGCAATACGCTCACGGGCTGCGGCAACGGTCTTTTCGTCCTGAGCCGCGTCCCCGAGGCGCAGATGAGCCGCGACCTCGTTATTGAGGGCAACAACCTCTATGGCAACGGTGTGGTGAACAACTACTACGTCCACAACGCCTACGTGCAGGGCGTGAACGTCCTCGTGCAGTTCAACCGTTTTGGTTCCAACCGCTCGGGGGCGCTGGGCGGCAACCTCAAGATGCGCACCGCCGGCGACGTGATCCGGTACAACGCCTTCGAGCCTGCAGCGCGCATCCTCGACCTCGTGGAAGTGCAAGACCACGCCGAACTCGTGATCCCGCGGCGCTTTGCTGCGCTCAAAGCCCAAAGCCCGGATAGCGTCACGCCCGGAGACGACGCCCGGGTGGCGCAGGCATGGGCCGCGTATAAAGCGACGTTCGTCTACGGCAACTTCATACGCAACGCGGGGGCGGCTGCCGCCACCCACCTCATCCATTACAGCTACGACAACCAGCAAGACGACCGCCGCCCTGGCACGCTCTACTTCTATGACAACACGGTCGTGAGCCCGGTGGAGCGCAGCACGACGAATTTTGTGCGCCTCCTCGACGGTGGGCCGTGGACCGGCAACAGCGACCTCACGCCGATGGTAAATGCCAGCGCGCGTCCTGAGGGCTACGCACTGACACGCGTGTGGAACAACGTCTTCGTTCTCGGCGGTGTGGGCGTGCACAATCCCGCCTACTGGGAGTTTGCACGCTACCGCGCCGACCGGCTTGCACTCGGGCACAACTTCGTCTCGGCGGGCTGGAACACTGATCCCTACTGGGGCGCGCCGTACGTCTTTCCAGGCCTGGCGAGCGCGCTCGTTGATCCGGCCTACACCTACGCAGGAGCCAACAACGCACCGCACATCACGGGGGTGACCGCCCTCGTCACAGCGGCCACCTCGCCTGTCGATGTCCAGAATGGGCGACCGATAAACCCGGCTCTGCTCACGTCAGAAGGCACGCCGGTTACGCTCATGCCGGAACTGACTCCTACTTGGCAGATCGACCCCCAGACGATGACGCGGTTGGTGCGTCCCACAACTGCCAGCATGGGTGCGCGGGAATAA
- a CDS encoding response regulator transcription factor: MDVFLLDLQGPPRNLHWLPRLHARRPDTRFLALTPPARVPSQDARLESTGYTEQIDGASSPDALLAALKGTPSAAPSSPTSPTTLTPRESEVLRLMACGHSNKAIARALDLSEYTVKNHVKQVLRKLGARNRTQAALWMRTAAP, encoded by the coding sequence GTGGACGTCTTCCTTCTCGATCTTCAGGGACCACCGCGCAACCTGCACTGGCTGCCACGGCTGCACGCCCGGCGACCAGATACCCGCTTCCTGGCCCTGACTCCCCCGGCACGGGTCCCCAGCCAGGACGCCCGACTGGAGTCCACTGGCTACACCGAGCAGATCGACGGCGCGAGTTCACCCGACGCGCTGCTGGCCGCCTTGAAGGGCACACCGAGCGCGGCCCCGTCTTCCCCAACATCCCCGACCACGCTCACACCGCGCGAAAGCGAGGTGCTGCGCCTGATGGCATGTGGGCACAGCAATAAGGCCATTGCACGCGCGCTGGACCTCAGCGAATACACCGTCAAGAACCACGTCAAGCAGGTGCTGCGCAAGCTTGGGGCGCGCAACCGCACCCAGGCGGCCCTCTGGATGCGGACGGCGGCCCCCTGA
- a CDS encoding transposase, whose product MPGRTHSREFKLDIVNQVDGGQKTTAQLCREHALSPSLIHRWRKEVEVRGEMAFTDQAKPDQSLEQRIAELERFCGQLSLENTILKKSLATYRSKQGTK is encoded by the coding sequence ATGCCCGGACGTACCCACAGCCGTGAGTTCAAGCTCGACATCGTGAATCAAGTTGACGGGGGTCAAAAGACGACCGCTCAGCTCTGCCGAGAACACGCTCTCTCGCCCAGTCTGATCCACCGCTGGCGGAAGGAGGTCGAGGTGCGTGGGGAAATGGCCTTCACCGACCAGGCCAAGCCCGACCAGTCGTTGGAACAGCGAATCGCCGAGTTGGAACGGTTTTGCGGGCAGTTGTCGTTGGAGAACACAATCCTAAAAAAGTCGTTGGCGACGTACCGCTCGAAACAAGGCACCAAATGA